A single genomic interval of Erinaceus europaeus chromosome 5 unlocalized genomic scaffold, mEriEur2.1 SUPER_5_unloc_2, whole genome shotgun sequence harbors:
- the CARS2 gene encoding probable cysteine--tRNA ligase, mitochondrial — translation MQWARGVLRKGPRGAGPGGGGGGGGGGGRAASGARGRDWVLPAGHDTGVAVYNSLTRRKDPLIVSRADAASWYSCGPTVYDHAHLGHACSFVRFDVVRRVLSRVFGCHAVTVMGVTDVDDKIIRRARQVDTSPASLARYYEEDFKQDMAALNVLPPTLYMRVTDNVPHIVAFVQRLVAGGHAYPTPRGDVYFDVRSRGQRYGKLGSAGPGAAEEPGDSDKRHPSDFALWKAARPQEPSWASPWGPGRPGWHIECSTIASLVFGARLDIHSGGADLAFPHHENEIAQCEAFHQSPQWANYFLHAGHLHVKGQQQKMSKSLKNSVTIKDFLKTFSPDTFRLFCLRSSYRAAVDYSESAMQDTEKQLLAVGSFLGDARAYVRGQLACGPLNEGALWDRLSQAEVAVRAALADDLDTPRALDAVLGLVRLGNRQLQAGTEAANGPRSPAALAPVLAFVERFFETVGISLAERQCSPGDGDATRLHGVLEELVRFRHRVRELALDKGRPPERQLLLDACDVLRRDLAAHGVGIKDRAGASTWELWPDRRAGG, via the exons ATGCAGTGGGCGCGCGGGGTGCTGCGCAAGGGGCcgcggggcgcggggccgggcgggggcgggggcgggggcgggggcggggggcgcgcGGCGTCGGGGGCGCGCGGCCGGGACTGGGTGCTCCCCGCCGGCCACGACACGGGCGTCGCCGTGTACAACAGCCTCACGCGCCGGAAGGACCCGCTGATCGTGAGCCGCGCGGACGCCGCCTCCTG GTACAGCTGCGGACCCACCGTGTACGACCACGCGCACCTGGGTCACGCCTG CTCGTTCGTCAGGTTCGACGTGGTGCGCCGGGTGCTGAGCCGGGTGTTTGGCTGCCACGCGGTCACTGTGATGGGCGTCACCGACGTGGACGACAAGATCATCCGCCGCGCGCGCCAG gtggacacgtCACCGGCTTCCTTGGCCAGATACTACGAGGAGGACTTCAAGCAGGACATGGCCGCCCTGAAT gtgctGCCGCCCACGCTGTACATGCGCGTCACCGACAACGTCCCCCACATCGTGGCCTTCGTCCAGCGGCTGGTCGCCGGGGGACACGCCTACCCGACGCCCAGAG GTGACGTCTACTTCGACGTGCGGTCCCGGGGGCAGCGTTATGGCAAGCTGGGCTCGGCGGGGCCCGGGGCGGCCGAGGAGCCAG GAGACTCTGACAAGCGCCACCCCAGCGACTTTGCGCTCTGGAAGGCGGCCCGGCCTCAGGAGCCGTCCTGGGCCTCGCCCTGGGGTCCCGGTCGGCCCGGCTGGCACATTGAATGTTCCACCATcgccag CCTGGTTTTCGGGGCACGGCTGGACATCCACTCGGGGGGCGCCGACCTGGCCTTCCCGCACCACGAGAATGAGATCGCGCAGTGCGAGGCCTTCCACCAGAGTCCCCAGTGGGCCAACTACTTTCTACACGCGG GACACCTGCACGTCAAGGGCCAGCAGCAGAAGATGTCCAAGTCCCTCAAGAACTCCGTCACCATCAAG GACTTCCTGAAGACCTTCTCCCCGGACACCTTCCGGCTCTTCTGTCTGCGGAGCAGCTACCGTGCAG CCGTGGACTACAGCGAGAGCGCCATGCAGGACACGGAGAAACAGCTACTGGCCGTGGGCTCCTTCCTGGGGGACGCCCGCGCCTACGTGAGGGGACAGCTAGCCTGCGGGCCCCTTAATGAGGGGGCGCTGTGGGACAG GCTCAGCCAGGCAGAAGTGGCCGTGCGGGCGGCCCTGGCCGATGACCTGGACACACCGCGGGCGCTGGATGCTGTGCTGGGGCTGGTGCGGCTGGGCAACCGACAGCTGCAGGCTGGCACTGAG GCTGCCAACGGCCCCCGCAGCCCGGCCGCGCTGGCCCCGGTGCTGGCCTTCGTGGAGCGCTTCTTTGAGACGGTGGGCATCTCGCTGGCAGAGCGGCAG TGTTCCCCAGGGGACGGCGACGCCACCAGGCTGCACGGCGTGCTGGAGGAGTTGGTGCGCTTCCGGCATCGGGTTCGAGAGCTAGCGCTGGACAAGGGACGGCCCCCCGAGAGACAGCTGCTGCTGGACGCCTGTGACGTGCTGCGCAGGGACCTTGCCGCCCATGGCGTGGGCATCAAG GACAGGGCTGGAGCATCCACCTGGGAGCTGTGGCCGGATCGGCGGGCGGGCGGCTGA